A window of the Cystobacter fuscus genome harbors these coding sequences:
- a CDS encoding sigma-54-dependent transcriptional regulator, with product MSESASATPAGAPQPRILIADDQADVLEALRFLLKRDGYVIHSAQSPAGVLATLESEDVDVLLMDLNYARDTTSGREGLELLARVRQLDSLLPVVVMTAWGSVEGAVEAMRGGARDYVQKPWDNTRLLATLRTQLELSRALRRSRRLEEENTHLRKGGERPAFVGESRAMQPIRRMVERVAPSGANVLITGEHGTGKEVVARWIHTASGHPERPFVAVNSGGLSEGLFESELFGHVKGAFTDAKTDRIGSFELADGGTLFLDEIGNMPLTQQAKLLRVLQTGELHPVGSSKVRRVSVRVVSATNVDLSRAVAEGCFREDLLYRLNTVEVHLPPLRERREDIAPLAAHFLGVHGQRYGRTGLKLSPSALDALMAYPWPGNVRELEHAVERALLMASGDEVMAEDLLLRRGGGGREGQARLEEMTLEEVERYLIERSLGRHEGNVSEAAKALGLSRSALYRRMQYYGIKGAR from the coding sequence GTGTCCGAGTCCGCATCCGCCACCCCCGCCGGTGCGCCGCAGCCGCGCATCCTCATCGCCGACGACCAGGCCGACGTCCTGGAGGCGTTGCGCTTCCTGCTCAAGCGCGACGGGTACGTCATCCACTCCGCTCAGTCCCCGGCCGGCGTCCTGGCCACGCTGGAGTCCGAGGACGTGGATGTGCTGTTGATGGATCTCAACTACGCGCGGGACACCACCTCCGGGCGAGAGGGGTTGGAGCTGCTCGCGCGCGTGCGCCAGCTCGACTCCTTGTTGCCGGTGGTGGTGATGACGGCGTGGGGCAGCGTGGAGGGGGCGGTGGAGGCCATGCGTGGCGGAGCGCGCGACTACGTGCAGAAGCCGTGGGACAACACGCGGCTGCTGGCCACGCTGCGCACCCAGCTCGAGCTGAGCCGGGCGCTGCGCCGTTCCCGCAGGCTGGAGGAGGAGAACACCCACCTGCGCAAGGGCGGGGAGCGCCCGGCCTTCGTCGGCGAGTCCCGGGCGATGCAGCCCATTCGCCGCATGGTGGAGCGCGTGGCGCCCTCGGGGGCCAACGTCCTCATCACCGGAGAGCACGGCACGGGCAAGGAGGTGGTGGCGCGGTGGATCCACACGGCCTCGGGTCACCCCGAGCGGCCCTTCGTCGCCGTCAACTCGGGAGGACTGTCCGAGGGCCTCTTCGAGAGCGAGTTGTTCGGCCACGTGAAGGGGGCTTTCACCGACGCGAAGACGGATCGCATCGGCAGCTTCGAGCTGGCCGACGGGGGGACGCTCTTCCTGGACGAGATTGGCAACATGCCGCTCACGCAGCAGGCCAAGCTCCTGCGCGTGCTCCAGACGGGCGAACTGCACCCGGTGGGCTCCTCCAAGGTACGCCGGGTGTCGGTGCGCGTCGTCTCCGCGACGAACGTGGACCTGTCCAGGGCGGTGGCCGAGGGCTGTTTCCGCGAGGACCTGCTCTACCGGCTCAACACGGTGGAGGTGCACCTGCCGCCGTTGAGGGAGCGTCGCGAGGACATCGCCCCGCTGGCCGCGCATTTCCTCGGCGTGCATGGGCAGCGCTACGGGCGCACCGGCTTGAAGCTGTCGCCCTCCGCGCTGGACGCGCTGATGGCCTACCCGTGGCCCGGCAACGTGCGCGAGCTGGAGCACGCGGTGGAGCGCGCGCTGCTCATGGCCAGCGGGGACGAGGTGATGGCGGAGGACCTCCTCCTGCGGCGCGGTGGAGGGGGCCGCGAGGGTCAGGCCCGGCTGGAAGAGATGACGCTGGAGGAGGTGGAGCGCTACCTCATCGAGCGCTCCCTCGGCCGCCACGAGGGCAATGTCAGTGAGGCGGCGAAGGCGCTCGGCCTGTCGCGCAGCGCGCTCTACCGTCGCATGCAGTACTACGGCATCAAGGGCGCCCGGTGA
- a CDS encoding Lrp/AsnC family transcriptional regulator: MHTIFVMIKCELGQTYKTAAMIADQVDEAAEVYSTSGGYDLLAKFHLDKAQDIGRFVTERIQTMPGIKDTYTITTFSAF, from the coding sequence GTGCACACCATCTTCGTCATGATCAAGTGTGAGCTGGGGCAGACGTACAAGACGGCGGCGATGATCGCCGACCAGGTCGACGAGGCAGCGGAGGTGTACTCGACCTCGGGAGGGTACGATCTGCTGGCCAAGTTCCACCTCGACAAGGCCCAGGACATCGGTCGCTTCGTCACCGAGCGAATCCAGACGATGCCCGGCATCAAGGACACCTACACCATCACCACCTTCAGCGCCTTCTAG
- a CDS encoding ABC transporter ATP-binding protein, whose translation MMKVTSVQETAPVETPSSTTQQKPLLQLEGITKVFETEEVETHALSDVHFTVRPGEWVSIVGPSGSGKTTLLALLGLLDTASKGSYLLDGRSVLDLSPAEQALVRNQHIGFIFQSFNLIGDLSVYENVELPLTYRGMPADERRQRVERALEQVGMSHRARHMPGQLSGGQQQRVAVARAVAGAPLILLADEPTGNLDSKNGEQVMQLLSELHKGGATLIMVTHDPNQARLGTRMVSLFDGRVVQDERLR comes from the coding sequence ATGATGAAGGTGACTTCGGTTCAGGAGACGGCCCCGGTGGAGACCCCTTCTTCGACGACCCAGCAGAAGCCCCTCCTGCAGCTCGAGGGCATCACGAAGGTCTTCGAGACGGAGGAGGTGGAGACGCATGCGCTCTCCGACGTCCACTTCACGGTGCGGCCCGGTGAGTGGGTCTCCATCGTGGGGCCCTCGGGCTCGGGGAAGACGACGCTGCTGGCGCTGCTGGGGCTGTTGGACACGGCCTCCAAGGGCTCCTACTTGCTGGATGGCCGGTCGGTGCTGGACCTGTCCCCAGCGGAACAGGCGCTGGTGCGCAACCAGCACATCGGCTTCATCTTCCAGAGCTTCAACCTCATCGGCGATCTCTCCGTCTATGAGAACGTGGAGCTGCCGCTCACCTATCGCGGCATGCCGGCGGACGAGCGCCGCCAGCGGGTGGAGCGGGCGCTGGAGCAGGTGGGAATGAGCCACCGGGCGCGGCATATGCCGGGGCAGCTCTCCGGCGGCCAGCAGCAGCGCGTGGCCGTGGCGCGTGCCGTGGCGGGGGCGCCGCTCATCCTCCTGGCCGACGAGCCCACCGGTAACCTCGACTCCAAGAACGGCGAGCAGGTGATGCAGCTGCTCTCCGAGCTCCACAAGGGCGGCGCCACCCTCATCATGGTGACGCACGATCCGAACCAGGCGCGGCTCGGTACGCGCATGGTGAGCCTCTTCGACGGCCGCGTCGTCCAGGACGAGCGCCTCCGCTGA
- a CDS encoding DNA repair ATPase gives MATQSPTPAGEATLEGGSYEVIRARLLTQAEALGTQAAELNERRKKLFGGTELTVIGNERVRTENNCVARDIVGVGKYLLFGYNVFIGLKKGTSVADVFSLHKFEKTAEGFDFSEVPPTEAGGFLVDPRFVKDFGELYKYYKDARLIQLRRNESRLLAIFQTGQSERDIKVFRFSLDVEGNATYLDNQGDRDHVFPAAHDFEWTVATRDNYVFGQHPHVNILDQVFVETVKGDLTIKVENNTADGQGIYREPVDDPDQSLDDAEFAYAKVGGLILLRVLPFREQKHRYLVFNTRTQHVVRIDAVGQACVRLPEDQGIVFPGGYYLQTGDYKVFEGIGEGLRFKRAIRSPNGEDVLYVFFRGDDGSYVLFPYNLVRKEVQNPLQCHGFSLFADGRMVVFRTTSNEPTRVHPMQVWQTPFVSAEHAAKMPPAPGYLGKVGNAELVRGISDALTLVRLARSDKPSRRTYEDLAAAASRMLDAFYWLGHEETRLKEGIESLRRTSELIIDEFEKVLALRKRAEDAIAEALAAQEQMLLRVRPEELQNAEGFMMALSDLRKQRGHLITLKEVRYIDVARLETLEQQVISETDRVSADAVGFLQGDEALRPLATRLDDLLARLEPVRTTLELAPLGEDIEQVGKGLEVLSETVGGLQVGDPLARARILEGISELFSRLNRVRAGLGARRKELVGREKRAEFGAQFKLLGQAVESALSVADSPEKCDEGLSRLTVQLEEMEGRFGEFDEFLGQLTQKREELLEAFGQKKQALVDERQRRAQNLFGAAERILTGVNRRAKSFKAEDELNAYFASDSMVLKLRQLAQQLLDLQDSVRADEVLSRVKTARQDALRALRDRNDLYEEGSGAPVIKFGKHRFNVNTQTLDLTLVPRDGALSLQLTGTDYAQKLEDPELAKYRELWEQHLVSETPEVYRAEYLAAQVLLDAEEGRGGVNLAALRQAALEPGGLLEKVRAYSADKYDEGYERGIHDADAVAILEKLLPMHTGAGLLRFAPTPRAWAALYWALGGENEEKALLHRRARSLHRLRAAFGEGAELLVLGDEAGERIGAFLTAVGVTPGPSEARLAGRYLVEELGGERPRFTTSGEAVAVKDALLSHLDRAGTRSAFEDDLRGLEKSLPERLRVVRAWVDAYLARREGGPGAAAHVAVEAAVLLLTERKLDREVAGALTSAEVTGLLGQHPRVHERKLALRLDEFLSRLSAFRQVRVPAYHAYRGLLRDLLERERRRLRLDEFTPKVLSSFVRNRLIDEVYLPLIGANLAKQLGAAGENKRTDRMGMLLLMSPPGYGKTTLMEYVASRLGLTFVKVNGPALGHSVKSLDPAEAPNATARQEVERINLSFEMGNNVMLYLDDIQHTDPEFLQKFISLCDGQRRVEGVWNGQTRTYDLRGKKFCVVMAGNPYTETGDRFRIPDMLANRADTYNLGDILDGKQDLFALSYIENALTSNAALAPLATREPADIHKLIRMARGEDVPTGELSYGYAAAELQEIVAIFQRLFRVQDVMLKVNLQYIASAAQDERFRTEPPFKLQGSYRNMGKVTEKVVAAMTDEELERLIDDHYQGESQTLTTAAEQNLLKLRELRGRLSPEQAARWEEIKQGFARVKRMGGKEDDPVARVTGQLGAIEEQLGSVRDAVVLAAEGARSSPGANPVAEMAPRLEALREAMLELARKESPAPVVQVPPGTDLSPYLQHLAKVLRALAERSVAPAPAVDLGPVMEQLTLAVKTMADRPVPAAVVSPPAQALQRAAVTSVTSLSPDLGRQLTLVENALAPLERVAKRTLQSGEESLKAMQVWQAVTEALELLQSLQRPVS, from the coding sequence ATGGCAACACAAAGCCCCACCCCCGCTGGCGAGGCCACGCTGGAGGGCGGCAGCTACGAGGTCATCCGCGCGCGCCTGCTCACCCAGGCGGAGGCGCTTGGCACCCAGGCCGCGGAACTCAACGAGCGGCGCAAGAAGCTCTTCGGTGGCACCGAGCTCACCGTCATCGGCAACGAGCGCGTGCGCACCGAGAACAACTGCGTGGCGCGCGACATCGTCGGCGTCGGCAAGTACCTGCTCTTCGGCTACAACGTCTTCATCGGCCTGAAGAAGGGCACGTCCGTGGCGGACGTCTTCTCGCTGCACAAGTTCGAGAAGACGGCCGAGGGCTTCGACTTCTCCGAGGTGCCCCCCACCGAGGCCGGCGGCTTCCTGGTGGATCCGCGCTTCGTCAAGGACTTCGGGGAACTCTACAAGTACTACAAGGACGCGCGGCTCATCCAACTGCGCCGCAACGAGTCGCGGCTGCTGGCCATCTTCCAGACGGGCCAGTCCGAGCGCGACATCAAGGTCTTCCGCTTCTCGCTCGACGTGGAGGGCAACGCCACCTACCTGGACAACCAGGGCGATCGCGACCACGTCTTCCCCGCGGCCCATGACTTCGAATGGACGGTGGCCACGCGGGACAACTACGTGTTCGGCCAGCACCCCCACGTCAACATCCTGGATCAGGTGTTCGTGGAGACGGTGAAGGGCGACCTGACCATCAAGGTGGAGAACAACACCGCGGACGGGCAGGGCATCTACCGCGAGCCCGTGGACGATCCGGATCAGTCGCTGGACGACGCCGAGTTCGCCTACGCGAAGGTGGGGGGACTCATCCTCCTGCGCGTGCTGCCCTTCCGCGAGCAGAAGCACCGCTACCTCGTCTTCAACACCCGCACCCAGCACGTGGTGCGCATCGACGCCGTGGGCCAGGCGTGCGTGCGCCTCCCCGAGGACCAGGGCATCGTCTTCCCCGGCGGCTACTACCTCCAGACGGGCGACTACAAGGTCTTCGAGGGCATTGGCGAGGGACTGCGCTTCAAGCGCGCCATCCGCTCGCCCAACGGCGAGGACGTGCTCTACGTCTTCTTCCGCGGCGACGACGGCTCCTACGTGCTCTTCCCGTACAACCTCGTGCGCAAGGAGGTGCAGAACCCGCTGCAGTGCCACGGCTTCAGCCTCTTCGCGGACGGGCGCATGGTCGTCTTCCGCACGACGTCCAACGAGCCCACGCGTGTGCACCCCATGCAGGTGTGGCAGACGCCCTTCGTCTCCGCCGAGCACGCCGCGAAGATGCCTCCCGCGCCCGGCTACCTCGGCAAGGTGGGCAACGCGGAGCTCGTGCGCGGCATCTCCGACGCGCTGACGCTCGTGCGGCTGGCCCGCTCGGACAAGCCCTCGCGCCGCACCTACGAGGACCTGGCCGCCGCCGCCTCGCGCATGCTCGACGCCTTCTACTGGCTCGGCCACGAGGAGACGCGGCTCAAGGAGGGCATCGAGTCCCTGCGCCGCACCTCCGAGCTCATCATCGACGAGTTCGAGAAGGTGCTCGCCCTGCGCAAGCGCGCCGAGGACGCCATCGCCGAGGCCCTCGCGGCCCAGGAGCAGATGCTCCTGCGCGTGCGCCCCGAGGAGCTGCAGAACGCCGAGGGCTTCATGATGGCGTTGTCGGACCTGCGCAAGCAGCGCGGCCACCTCATCACCCTCAAGGAGGTGCGCTACATCGACGTGGCCCGGCTGGAGACGCTCGAGCAGCAGGTCATCTCCGAGACGGACCGGGTCAGCGCCGACGCCGTGGGCTTCCTCCAGGGCGACGAGGCGCTGCGGCCCCTCGCCACGCGCCTGGATGATCTGCTGGCCCGGCTCGAGCCCGTGCGCACGACGCTGGAGCTGGCCCCGCTCGGCGAGGACATCGAGCAGGTGGGCAAGGGACTGGAGGTGCTCAGCGAGACGGTGGGCGGACTCCAGGTGGGAGATCCACTCGCGCGCGCGCGCATCCTGGAGGGCATCTCCGAGCTGTTCAGCCGCCTCAACCGCGTGCGCGCGGGGCTCGGCGCCCGGCGCAAGGAGCTGGTGGGCCGCGAGAAGCGGGCCGAGTTCGGCGCCCAGTTCAAGCTGCTCGGCCAGGCGGTGGAGAGCGCGCTGAGCGTGGCGGACTCGCCGGAGAAGTGCGACGAGGGCCTCTCCCGCCTCACCGTGCAACTGGAGGAGATGGAGGGGCGCTTCGGCGAGTTCGACGAGTTCCTCGGCCAGCTCACCCAGAAGCGCGAGGAGTTGCTGGAGGCCTTCGGGCAGAAGAAGCAGGCCCTGGTGGACGAGCGCCAGCGCCGCGCGCAGAACCTCTTCGGTGCCGCCGAGCGCATCCTCACCGGAGTCAACCGCCGGGCGAAGTCCTTCAAGGCCGAGGACGAGCTCAACGCCTACTTCGCCTCGGACTCCATGGTGCTCAAGCTGCGGCAGCTCGCCCAGCAGCTCCTGGACTTGCAGGACAGCGTGCGCGCGGACGAGGTGCTCAGCCGCGTGAAGACGGCGCGCCAGGACGCCCTGCGCGCACTGCGCGATCGCAATGACTTGTACGAGGAGGGCTCGGGCGCTCCCGTCATCAAGTTCGGCAAGCACCGCTTCAACGTCAATACCCAGACGTTGGACCTGACGCTGGTGCCGCGCGACGGCGCGCTCTCCCTGCAACTGACGGGCACGGACTACGCCCAGAAGCTGGAGGACCCCGAGCTGGCGAAGTACCGCGAGCTGTGGGAGCAGCACCTCGTGTCCGAGACGCCCGAGGTGTACCGCGCCGAGTACCTCGCCGCGCAGGTGCTGCTGGACGCGGAGGAGGGCAGGGGAGGGGTGAATCTCGCGGCGCTACGGCAGGCGGCGCTGGAGCCGGGCGGGCTGCTGGAGAAGGTGCGCGCGTACTCGGCGGACAAGTACGACGAGGGCTACGAGCGGGGCATCCACGACGCGGACGCGGTGGCCATCCTCGAGAAGCTGCTGCCCATGCACACGGGCGCGGGGCTGTTGCGCTTCGCCCCCACGCCGCGCGCCTGGGCCGCGCTGTACTGGGCCCTGGGTGGGGAGAACGAGGAGAAGGCGCTCCTGCATCGCCGGGCCCGCAGCCTGCACCGCCTGCGCGCGGCCTTCGGCGAGGGCGCGGAGCTGCTGGTGCTCGGCGACGAGGCCGGCGAGCGCATCGGCGCCTTCCTCACGGCGGTGGGCGTGACGCCCGGCCCCTCGGAGGCGCGGCTCGCCGGGCGCTACCTCGTGGAGGAGCTGGGCGGGGAGCGGCCCCGCTTCACCACCAGTGGCGAGGCGGTGGCCGTCAAGGACGCGCTGCTCTCGCACCTGGATCGCGCGGGCACGCGCTCGGCGTTCGAGGACGACTTGCGCGGGTTGGAGAAGAGCCTCCCCGAGCGCCTGCGCGTGGTGCGCGCCTGGGTGGACGCGTACCTGGCGCGGCGCGAGGGTGGACCGGGCGCGGCGGCCCACGTGGCGGTGGAGGCCGCGGTGCTGCTGCTCACCGAGCGCAAGCTGGACCGGGAGGTGGCCGGGGCCCTCACGTCCGCCGAGGTGACGGGACTGCTCGGCCAGCACCCGCGGGTGCACGAGCGCAAGCTGGCGCTGCGGCTGGATGAGTTCCTCTCCCGCCTGAGCGCCTTCCGCCAGGTGCGCGTGCCCGCGTACCACGCCTACCGGGGGCTGCTGCGAGATCTCCTGGAGCGCGAGCGCCGCCGTCTGCGTCTGGACGAGTTCACCCCCAAGGTGCTCAGCTCCTTCGTGCGCAACCGGCTCATCGACGAGGTGTACCTGCCGCTCATCGGCGCCAACCTCGCCAAGCAGCTCGGCGCGGCGGGGGAGAACAAGCGCACGGATCGCATGGGCATGCTGCTGCTCATGTCGCCTCCGGGCTACGGCAAGACGACGCTGATGGAGTACGTGGCCAGCCGCCTCGGGCTCACCTTCGTGAAGGTGAATGGCCCGGCGCTCGGGCACTCGGTGAAGTCCCTGGATCCGGCCGAGGCCCCCAATGCCACGGCCCGCCAGGAGGTGGAGCGCATCAACCTGTCCTTCGAGATGGGCAACAACGTGATGCTCTACCTCGACGACATCCAGCACACGGATCCCGAGTTCCTCCAGAAGTTCATCTCCCTGTGCGACGGCCAGCGCCGCGTGGAGGGCGTGTGGAATGGCCAGACGCGCACCTATGACTTGCGCGGCAAGAAGTTCTGCGTGGTGATGGCGGGCAATCCCTATACGGAGACGGGCGATCGCTTCCGCATCCCAGACATGCTCGCCAACCGCGCGGACACCTACAACCTGGGTGACATCCTCGATGGCAAGCAGGACCTGTTCGCGCTGAGCTACATCGAGAACGCGCTCACCTCCAACGCGGCCCTGGCGCCGCTCGCCACGCGCGAGCCCGCGGACATCCACAAGCTCATCCGCATGGCCCGGGGCGAGGACGTTCCCACGGGCGAGCTGTCCTATGGCTATGCCGCCGCGGAGTTGCAGGAGATCGTCGCCATCTTCCAGCGGCTCTTCCGCGTCCAGGACGTGATGCTCAAGGTGAACCTGCAGTACATCGCCTCGGCGGCGCAGGACGAGCGCTTCCGCACCGAGCCTCCCTTCAAGTTGCAGGGCTCCTACCGCAACATGGGCAAGGTCACCGAGAAGGTGGTGGCCGCCATGACGGACGAGGAGCTGGAGCGGCTCATCGACGACCACTACCAGGGCGAGTCGCAGACGCTCACCACCGCGGCGGAGCAGAACCTGCTCAAGCTGCGCGAGCTGCGCGGGCGGCTGTCGCCGGAGCAGGCGGCGCGCTGGGAGGAGATCAAGCAGGGCTTCGCGCGCGTCAAGCGCATGGGCGGCAAGGAGGATGATCCGGTGGCGCGCGTGACGGGTCAGCTCGGCGCCATCGAGGAGCAGCTCGGCTCGGTGCGCGACGCGGTGGTGCTCGCGGCCGAGGGCGCGCGGAGCTCCCCGGGAGCCAACCCCGTGGCGGAGATGGCGCCGCGGCTGGAAGCCCTGCGCGAGGCGATGCTGGAGCTGGCGCGCAAGGAGTCTCCCGCGCCCGTGGTGCAGGTGCCCCCGGGGACGGATCTCTCGCCCTACCTGCAACACCTGGCCAAGGTCCTCCGCGCGCTCGCCGAGCGCTCGGTGGCGCCCGCGCCGGCGGTGGACCTGGGTCCGGTCATGGAACAGCTCACACTGGCGGTGAAGACCATGGCGGATCGCCCGGTGCCCGCGGCGGTGGTCTCCCCACCGGCACAGGCCCTGCAACGCGCGGCCGTGACATCCGTGACATCTTTGTCACCGGACCTGGGGCGGCAGCTGACCCTGGTGGAGAATGCCCTGGCGCCCCTGGAACGCGTTGCCAAGCGGACACTGCAGAGTGGTGAGGAAAGCCTCAAGGCGATGCAGGTCTGGCAAGCCGTCACCGAGGCACTGGAATTGCTTCAGTCCCTCCAGCGCCCCGTCAGCTGA
- a CDS encoding YoaK family protein produces the protein MPFSGIKSRGRFGYFTLALLLAGVAGGVNAIGFFAFGVRISHMTGNVSWFGESFAAGRLDNAIGAGQLVMAFILGAIASEALLESSRHRARGQYIPALAVEIFTLGSVAFWGHHRPETHEELLTYGLAFSMGLQNALTTRVSGAVVRPTHLTGVLTDLGIQIVRMAVWVLDGGRREGARGFLLRLFELPVAPQFERARLQLGLAVAFILGSFIGSFLFLTFGTIVLLLPCVGLLAVIAIDLSIMATQSPPVAST, from the coding sequence ATGCCTTTCAGTGGAATCAAATCCCGTGGTCGTTTCGGTTATTTCACGCTGGCCTTGCTGCTGGCGGGGGTTGCCGGTGGAGTCAACGCCATCGGTTTCTTCGCCTTCGGGGTCCGCATCAGCCACATGACGGGTAACGTGTCCTGGTTCGGTGAGTCGTTCGCCGCTGGACGGTTGGACAACGCCATCGGCGCCGGACAGCTCGTCATGGCCTTCATCCTGGGAGCCATCGCCTCGGAGGCGCTGCTGGAGTCGTCGCGCCATCGCGCCCGGGGGCAGTACATCCCCGCGCTCGCCGTGGAGATCTTCACGCTGGGCTCCGTGGCCTTCTGGGGCCATCACCGCCCGGAGACCCACGAGGAGCTGCTCACGTACGGTCTGGCCTTCAGCATGGGGCTGCAGAACGCCCTCACCACGCGCGTGTCCGGCGCGGTGGTGCGTCCCACGCACCTGACCGGCGTGCTCACGGATCTGGGCATCCAGATCGTGCGCATGGCGGTGTGGGTGCTCGACGGTGGCAGGCGGGAGGGGGCTCGCGGCTTCCTGCTCCGCCTGTTCGAGCTGCCCGTCGCCCCTCAATTCGAGCGGGCCCGGCTCCAGCTCGGCCTCGCCGTGGCCTTCATCCTGGGAAGCTTCATCGGCTCGTTCCTGTTCCTCACCTTCGGCACCATCGTCCTGCTCCTGCCGTGTGTGGGATTGTTGGCGGTGATCGCCATTGATCTCAGTATCATGGCGACCCAGTCGCCCCCCGTAGCCAGTACCTGA
- a CDS encoding fatty acid desaturase family protein: protein MSSPAASGFDPSSVDVEAFLRDVRALRAEIDATVGEADLTHLRRIERWGRTATAVGLATCWLAPNPLSAVALSLGRSTRWLLMHHVGHRGYDRVPGAPVERTSKGFAKGARRFVDWFDWMLPEAWVFEHNVLHHSHTGEDADPDLLERNAEGSLRRGDIPLALRYTQLALLAITWRASYYAPETLASLRRKRRPDGPLTREEWREVLRSGYAPYAAWNFVVLPALFLPLGAWAGLSALGNSLMAEVLTNLHTFLVVGPNHTGEDLYRFDSAPEGRGERYLQQVLGSANYRTGGDLNDYLHLWLNYQIEHHIFPDLSMLQYQRVQPKVRALCERHGIPYVQESVWTRARKMVDVVVGKSSMRRLASLGRSKGGASEPLPDVA, encoded by the coding sequence ATGTCGTCCCCCGCCGCTTCCGGCTTCGATCCCTCGTCCGTGGACGTCGAGGCCTTCCTGCGTGACGTGCGCGCGCTGCGCGCGGAAATCGATGCCACCGTGGGCGAGGCGGATCTCACCCACCTGCGGCGCATCGAGCGCTGGGGTCGGACGGCCACGGCGGTGGGTCTGGCCACGTGCTGGCTGGCTCCCAATCCCCTGAGCGCGGTGGCGCTGAGTCTCGGCCGCTCCACGCGCTGGCTGCTCATGCACCACGTGGGCCACCGCGGGTATGACCGGGTACCGGGCGCCCCCGTGGAGCGCACCAGCAAGGGCTTCGCCAAGGGCGCGCGTCGCTTCGTCGACTGGTTCGACTGGATGCTGCCCGAGGCCTGGGTCTTCGAGCACAACGTGCTCCACCACTCGCACACCGGTGAGGATGCGGATCCGGATCTGCTCGAGCGCAACGCCGAGGGCTCCTTGCGCCGGGGCGATATTCCACTCGCGCTGCGCTACACGCAGCTCGCGCTGCTCGCCATCACCTGGCGGGCGAGCTACTACGCTCCGGAGACGCTCGCCTCGCTGCGGCGCAAGCGCCGGCCGGACGGTCCGCTCACGCGCGAGGAGTGGCGGGAGGTGCTGCGCTCGGGCTACGCGCCCTATGCCGCGTGGAACTTCGTCGTGCTGCCCGCGCTCTTCCTTCCCCTGGGGGCCTGGGCGGGACTGAGCGCCCTGGGCAACTCGCTCATGGCCGAGGTGCTCACCAACCTGCACACCTTCCTCGTCGTGGGGCCCAACCACACCGGCGAGGATCTCTACCGCTTCGACTCGGCGCCGGAGGGGCGTGGGGAGCGCTACCTGCAGCAGGTGCTGGGCAGCGCCAACTACCGCACGGGGGGAGATCTCAACGACTACCTCCACCTGTGGCTCAACTACCAGATCGAGCACCACATCTTCCCGGATCTGTCGATGCTCCAGTACCAGCGGGTCCAGCCCAAGGTGCGCGCGCTGTGCGAGCGCCACGGCATCCCCTACGTGCAGGAGAGCGTCTGGACACGGGCGCGCAAGATGGTGGACGTGGTGGTGGGCAAGAGCTCCATGCGGAGGCTGGCGAGCCTGGGCCGGAGCAAGGGTGGGGCGTCGGAACCGCTTCCCGACGTGGCGTGA